A single Desulfonispora thiosulfatigenes DSM 11270 DNA region contains:
- the rplW gene encoding 50S ribosomal protein L23 produces the protein MLNSRDIIVKPIVTEKSMGVMEENKYTFKVAKKANKIDIKKAVEDIFKVKVLDVKTMNVKGKVKRVGRSLGRTSDWKKAIVTLKDGDTIEIFEGL, from the coding sequence ATGTTAAATTCACGCGACATTATAGTTAAACCTATTGTAACTGAAAAGTCTATGGGAGTTATGGAAGAAAACAAATATACTTTTAAGGTTGCAAAAAAGGCGAATAAAATTGATATTAAAAAAGCTGTAGAAGATATATTTAAAGTAAAAGTTTTAGATGTAAAAACCATGAATGTTAAAGGAAAAGTAAAACGAGTTGGACGTTCTCTAGGAAGAACATCAGATTGGAAAAAAGCTATTGTAACTTTAAAAGATGGAGACACAATAGAAATTTTTGAAGGTCTTTAA
- the rplB gene encoding 50S ribosomal protein L2, which yields MAVKKFKPTSPGRRQMTVSSFEEITTDKPEKSLIEPLKKNAGRNNRGSITVRHKGGGHKQAYRKIDFKRDKDGIPAKVATIEYDPNRSARIALLNYFDGEKRYILAPKGLKVGDVIYSGPESDIKVGNSLALKDMPVGTIIHNIELKIKKGGQLCRSAGTYAQLMAKEKEYAHLRLPSGEVRLVHVECKATVGQVGNVEHENITIGKAGRSRWKGIKPTVRGLVMNPNDHPHGGGEGRSPIGRKSPVSPWGKVAIGGNTRKKKKASSKYIVKSRKD from the coding sequence ATGGCAGTTAAAAAGTTCAAGCCAACTTCACCAGGAAGACGTCAAATGACTGTTTCTTCATTTGAAGAGATAACAACCGATAAACCTGAGAAGTCATTAATTGAACCCTTGAAGAAAAATGCAGGACGTAATAACAGAGGTAGCATAACAGTTAGACACAAAGGTGGCGGACATAAACAAGCTTATAGAAAAATCGACTTTAAAAGGGATAAAGATGGTATTCCAGCTAAAGTTGCAACTATAGAATATGATCCAAACCGTTCTGCAAGAATTGCATTACTGAATTACTTTGATGGGGAAAAAAGATATATATTAGCTCCTAAGGGCTTAAAAGTAGGCGATGTTATATATTCTGGTCCTGAATCAGATATAAAAGTTGGAAATTCGTTAGCATTAAAAGATATGCCTGTTGGTACTATCATTCATAATATTGAGTTAAAAATTAAAAAAGGTGGTCAACTTTGTCGTTCAGCAGGAACTTATGCACAGTTGATGGCTAAAGAAAAAGAGTATGCTCATTTAAGATTACCTTCTGGCGAAGTACGCTTAGTACATGTTGAGTGTAAAGCTACTGTAGGTCAAGTTGGTAACGTTGAACATGAAAACATAACTATTGGTAAAGCAGGTCGCTCACGTTGGAAAGGTATCAAACCAACAGTACGTGGACTTGTAATGAACCCTAATGATCACCCTCATGGTGGTGGTGAAGGTCGTTCTCCAATAGGACGTAAATCACCAGTTAGTCCTTGGGGTAAGGTTGCTATTGGTGGAAATACACGTAAGAAGAAAAAAGCAAGTAGCAAGTATATCGTAAAATCACGCAAAGACTAA
- the rplV gene encoding 50S ribosomal protein L22 codes for MEAKAVAKHIRISPRKARQVIDLIRGKDIKDAFTILKFMPNKGAFLIEKVLKSAVANAEHNYDMDLDSLVVGKAYVDQGATLKRFRPRAMGKADSIRKRTSHITVIVTEKKEG; via the coding sequence ATGGAAGCTAAAGCTGTTGCTAAACATATACGTATATCACCCCGTAAAGCGCGTCAAGTTATTGACCTTATTAGGGGAAAAGATATTAAAGATGCTTTTACAATTTTAAAGTTCATGCCTAACAAGGGAGCTTTCTTAATAGAAAAAGTATTAAAGTCGGCTGTAGCAAATGCTGAGCACAATTATGATATGGATCTTGATTCATTGGTAGTGGGCAAAGCTTATGTTGATCAAGGAGCTACTTTAAAACGTTTTAGACCGAGAGCTATGGGAAAAGCAGATAGTATTCGTAAAAGAACAAGTCATATTACTGTAATAGTTACAGAAAAAAAGGAGGGATGA
- the rpsS gene encoding 30S ribosomal protein S19, giving the protein MGRSLKKGPYVEKKLLAKIEVLNEKNEKRVLKTWSRSSTIFPQMVGHTIAVHDGRKHVPVYVTDDMVGHKLGEFAPTRTYKGHAGTERSTGLR; this is encoded by the coding sequence ATGGGTAGATCGCTTAAAAAAGGACCTTACGTTGAAAAAAAGTTGTTAGCTAAGATTGAAGTTTTGAACGAAAAGAATGAAAAAAGAGTTTTAAAAACTTGGTCAAGAAGTTCAACAATTTTTCCCCAAATGGTAGGTCATACGATTGCTGTACATGATGGTCGTAAACACGTTCCTGTGTATGTAACTGATGATATGGTTGGACATAAATTAGGAGAATTTGCTCCTACTAGAACTTATAAAGGTCATGCAGGAACTGAACGTTCTACAGGCCTAAGATAG